One region of Wyeomyia smithii strain HCP4-BCI-WySm-NY-G18 chromosome 3, ASM2978416v1, whole genome shotgun sequence genomic DNA includes:
- the LOC129727907 gene encoding nipped-B protein isoform X3: MGDRDIPSVPITTLAGLTSLSDLLSELPISDSLATGSTSLNRSLLFHPRVAEEANNLLATRDDNLIGQLVNAIEQTNSDHIELKDQYAQQSPSKQLHEGPLLLQAIHSCRPDVFNRPQTHQQHILAQQQQKIKNHQLQQQQQQQQLFQLQQQQQMHQQQQHNQNVIVTHQSVIQNQQQPQLHVQLPQQQQRAAADPHRTVIQQPQAPILADSTPANALPGAMPVRQGAATQQQQVQQQISNHVPYQQHPQQQLPPQVANQQQIIVPQQSQQNVIHNNSNLLSASPNQHHPQQHLANNLPPQQQQHYLTVAKQQSHLAGNEQSQLKNGSSTLHNHQYPQVQSAQQQQHPNHLIKTPEAAPRNSEYLQQQQSKHLDARGRPSPAQGTTAPETDPTQTSLHKSQDNQQTQVTAPIGTVHRINQQGTTLNRPRPPAGPLIAASGAPTTPTTAAATGLRPITVAGAIHRVGSNNIPPKPVLAPITSIGVSGALMRAPATTNTSTTPALSQVSQAQQQPAPPPATPATPVKKPDRVNLKKLCRMMTLHEADKVALKKCSIRLDRLDETHLEMMQEDLKKFSIAEPKLAMKLGLVKKSSEMIFSKMKEDERRYTGLLAKRRAQYESADPEDMFSKPKLRRVERPAAPVIKKLSKEELMNTNTYQRFMSIMGKIFDQLDETEAPSLDDPDEALDCIPTSMLSNIGAEAAKLKARNAIEAIPENKLTLLITYAMRSIQSAKNLSGTELQDDLIGDECIEKILNAMEAALLICSIYTCKSTKFLQEDNIDAIIKFVQFQLRETVFPSYDPVYSVETKKKVDGKKSKKMPSYQQKGLSILYTKIVELGKLLVTMFEKFHFVDTIVIHASALGVEPFFVDNIETLQFVCLDLVTSIFQNEKYSHHRRNIVADILSSIDRLPHSKRNLRPYKLVNNAGNIQMMTALVLQLIQCAVVLPESLGDKNPKNKLNNDAVVNSSNPRSADLFIIGKYDTALSIGGNFLATFLDKCKSRSSETDFRPLFENFIHDLLTTVNKPEWPASELLLSLLGTMLVKKMSDKGVEQSIRVVSLEYLGIVAARLRKDTVESRCKVRTMDSLIKYIKIEQEKEGDEYQNNSKFQLNEEEERTEFLQKILLDFLAANAQEGNIVWNHARHFYITQWYRDIIQRKKCIADGEKGYASRKKQAKKRKKYHSESDNSDGGNDSDLEEVKPGIDQELNSEIFRMLDTRKTNYLLQICPFGGSGANAANASEIKTYIDYSNANLIAQYLASKRSFSQSFDKYLQKIILVVREPVVAIRTRAMKCLGNIVEVDQMVLARKDMQMGVHQKLLDTAISVREAAVDLVGKYILSDPDLIDQYYEMISQRILDTGVSVRKRVIKILRDICIEYPEQDKIPDICVKMIRRVNDEEGIQKLVMDVFMTMWFTPCNANDKGAMDRKITQIIDVVCSSHETGTQGFDALLKSIFEPKENKEDAKAKKEIPKTLIKACQQIVDGLVDATMKLESSENKKLVGCITALHLFSKIQPQLLVNHAMTLEPYLNIRCQNAINYKFISSVAEILEQVVPLMEHPSDIFLADLESHLMMLIVTQSQAVVLSCVSCLSAVVNRITKNYALIRDCFSKFYYKGLVSSKDKLISDPSIPIEQLYRPQFRRSIYTVGLIMRYFDFKQPEVYGGVEDAQGSLPAAICDEVYNTLAFFLSCSHSEICKETLLSMGNFCVKNYEYLTKTELRDYYNYLLTQETVLTEMKINVLKNILMYLTEEENKMVRNDKEWAKQAESEDLKEMGDVSSGMASRVIQIYLKEILRSFLHRDTGVRMWAMRVVEIVLRQGLVHPVQIVPYLICLSTDPEKEVAHSADRHLQEIDKQYPGFVNMKSHAGMQYSYELQALLQTHGHNSIVRGYRIKDPQEPPTALNGFLYTLLRNTKPQRRALVQSITKQFDDGKISLQQMLYLADNLAYFPYAVQDEPLYIIHHIDVLISVTGTNLLASFREGLKPPPGAENNPEQCKFSEAVHSAGHSSNVFYCNSSALNPLEDDDDDDQDVILSRLPEDTTELQNCITSAQGCMLLLILKQHLKDIYGITDCKISRYSPSEAGKIYDKAMQRRSNSLFDPKATIALLKEKRSTEDVQEEKERVELVQRYLDFKQLMLRLDPDDPELLDEDDRLPAKGSEPNSATNSPVKQAGTADAPAVPNHNSTNNAGGIVNNVHNTTSSSSSAPVMNKTPKSTARSGAATNASSNVRKSLPSRSARKKRRKVSTSEEEESDASDMDYD, encoded by the exons ATGGGAGATCGCGACATTCCGAGTGTTCCAATTACCACCTTGGCTGGATTGACCAGTCTTTCGGACT TGCTGAGCGAACTTCCCATATCAGATTCTCTCGCTACGGGATCTACCTCGTTGAATCGTTCGTTGTTGTTCCACCCGCGTGTAGCTGAGGAAGCCAATAATCTGTTGGCCACACGAGACGACAACCTCATCGGACAGTTGGTGAACGCAATCGAACAGACCAATTCTGACCACATCGAACTGAAAGATCAGTATGCGCAGCAGTCGCCCAGTAAGCAGCTGCATGAGGGACCTCTACTGTTGCAGGCAATCCACTCTTGTCGGCCAGATGTATTCAATAGGCCGCAGACACACCAGCAGCATATACTGGCTCAACAGCAGCAAAAAATAA AAAATCATCagcttcaacaacaacaacaacagcagcaactcTTCCAActgcaacagcagcaacaaatGCATCAACAGCAACAACACAATCAAAACGTTATAGTGACACACCAGTCCGTAATACAAAACCAACAACAACCGCAGCTCCATGTTCAGCTTCCACAGCAACAGCAGCGCGCTGCAGCTGATCCACATCGAACGGTCATTCAGCAGCCACAGGCACCCATTTTGGCAGACAGCACTCCCGCGAATGCACTTCCTGGAGCTATGCCTGTTAGGCAAGGGGCTGCTACACAGCAACAGCAGGTGCAACAGCAAATTTCTAATCATGTCCCCTACCAACAGCATCCACAACAACAGCTACCACCGCAG GTCGCGAATCAGCAACAGATAATAGTTCCGCAACAGTCGCAACAAAATGTGATACATAATAACAGTAATTTACTCAGTGCCTCACCCAATCAGCACCATCCGCAGCAACATTTGGCCAATAACCTACCGCCGCAACAGCAACAGCATTACCTAACGGTAGCGAAACAACAATCTCATCTAGCCGGAAATGAGCAATCTCAGCTGAAAAATGGCAGCAGTACCTTACACAACCATCAATATCCTCAAGTACAGTCtgcgcagcagcagcagcatccaaATCACCTTATCAAAACACCCGAAGCGGCCCCCCGGAACAGCGAGTATTTACAGCAACAGCAGAGTAAACATCTGGACGCTCGGGGACGACCTTCACCGGCACAGGGTACAACGGCACCAGAAACCGACCCAACACAAACTAGTTTGCACAAATCGCAGGACAACCAGCAAACGCAAGTCACCGCTCCCATCGGCACAGTGCATCGAATCAATCAACAAGGAACAACTCTAAATAGGCCGCGACCGCCAGCTGGCCCATTAATTGCAGCTTCTGGTGCGCCTACGACTCCTACTACAGCAGCAGCGACTGGCTTGCGACCAATTACTGTTGCTGGTGCAATTCATAGAGTGGGGAGCAACAACATACCTCCAAAACCAGTCCTAGCTCCAATCACGTCGATTGGCGTCTCAGGAGCTCTGATGAGAGCACCTGCGACTACAAACACTTCCACAACACCCGCATTATCTCAAGTTTCTCAGGCCCAACAACAACCTGCCCCTCCGCCAGCTACGCCGGCTACGCCGGTGAAGAAACCAGATCGTGTAAATCTGAAGAAACTCTGCCGAATGATGACTTTACACGAGGCGGATAAGGTAGCCCTGAAGAAGTGCTCGATCCGCTTAGATAGGCTCGATGAAACACATCTAGAGATGATGCAAGAAGACCTGAAAAAGTTTTCGATCGCTGAACCAAAGCTGGCGATGAAGCTAGGACTTGTGAAAAAAAGCAGTGAAATGATATTTAGCAAGATGAAGGAAGACGAACGGAGGTATACTGGTTTGTTGGCGAAAAGACGAGCGCAATACGAGAGCGCCGATCCCGAGGATATGTTTAGTAAACCGAAGCTCAGGAGGGTTGAACGGCCGGCGGCTccagttataaaaaaattgtccaaGGAAGAGCTGATGAATACCAATACTTATCAGAGATTTATGTCAATAATGGGGAAAATTTTTGACCAACTAGATGAAACCGAAGCACCTAGTTTGGATGATCCAGATGAAGCATTGGATTGCATCCCCACTAGTATGCTTAGTAACATTGGTGCTGAAGCGGCGAAGTTGAAAGCGCGAAATGCAATCGAAGCCATACCGGAGAACAAGCTGACATTGCTTATAACGTATGCCATGCGATCGATACAATCGGCGAAGAATCTAAGTGGGACCGAGCTGCAGGATGACTTAATCGGAGACGAGTGTATAGAGAAGATTCTAAACGCTATGGAAGCAGCATTGTTGATTTGCTCTATATACACTTGCAAAAGTACCAAGTTTCTGCAAGAGGACAACATCGATGCAATAATCAAGTTCGTGCAATTCCAGTTGCGAGAAACAGTATTTCCTTCGTATGATCCAGTATATTCGGTTGAAACAAAGAAAAAGGTTGACGGAAAAAAGTCGAAAAAGATGCCAAGCTATCAGCAGAAAGGGCTATCAATTCTGTATACCAAAATTGTCGAGTTGGGTAAACTCCTAGTGACAATGTTCGAGAAATTTCACTTCGTTGATACTATCGTAATTCACGCTTCGGCACTCGGGGTGGAACCTTTCTTTGTGGATAATATCGAAACTCTTCAATTCGTTTGTCTTGATTTGGTAACGTCGATTTTTCAGAATGAAAAGTATTCACACCATCGACGAAACATTGTTGCGGATATTCTTTCGTCGATAGACCGACTTCCGCACTCGAAACGGAATCTCCGTCCGTACAAGTTGGTCAACAACGCGGGCAACATTCAGATGATGACCGCACTAGTACTGCAACTGATTCAGTGTGCCGTAGTTTTGCCAGAATCGTTAGGTGATAAAAACCCGAAAAACAAACTTAATAACGATGCGGTGGTTAACAGCAGCAACCCGAGGTCGGCTGATCTTTTCATAATCGGAAAGTACGACACGGCACTAAGCATTGGGGGTAATTTTCTGGCCACCTTTTTGGACAAGTGCAAGAGTCGATCGAGCGAAACGGATTTCCGTCCTCTGTTCGAAAACTTCATCCATGATTTACTGACAACCGTTAACAAACCAGAATGGCCTGCATCGGAACTGCTTCTTAGTCTGCTGGGGACGATGCTGGTGAAAAAGATGTCCGACAAAGGAGTCGAGCAGTCTATTCGAGTGGTGTCTCTCGAGTACCTTGGTATCGTAGCGGCACGTTTGCGAAAGGATACCGTAGAATCGCGGTGTAAAGTACGAACGATGGACTCCCTCATCAAGTACATCAAAATCGAGCAAGAGAAGGAGGGCGATGAATATCAGAACAATTCCAAGTTTCAATTGAACGAGGAAGAGGAAAGGACTGAGTTCTTGCAAAAAATTCTTCTCGATTTTTTAGCTGCAAACGCTCAGGAAGGGAACATCGTTTGGAATCATGCGCGGCATTTTTACATAACTCAGTGGTACCGTGATATTATTCAAAGGAAAAAGTGCATCGCAGATGGGGAAAAAGGTTACGCATCTCGCAAAAAGCAGGCGAAGAAACGTAAAAAATATCACAGTGAGTCCGATAATTCCGATGGTGGAAACGATTCAGACCTTGAGGAAGTCAAACCAGGTATTGATCAGGAGTTGAATAGTGAAATTTTCCGCATGCTGGACACCCGGAAGACAAATTATTTGCTCCAGATTTGTCCCTTTGGAGGCAGTGGTGCCAACGCGGCTAATGCTAGCGAAATTAAAACCTACATCGATTACAGTAACGCTAATTTGATCGCCCAGTACCTGGCTAGCAAGCGTTCGTTTTCGCAGAGTTTCGACAAATACCTGCAGAAAATTATCCTCGTCGTGCGCGAGCCCGTCGTTGCGATACGAACCCGAGCCATGAAGTGTCTCGGCAATATCGTTGAAGTAGATCAGATGGTACTCGCGCGAAAGGACATGCAGATGGGAGTACATCAGAAGCTGCTTGACACTGCAATTTCGGTGCGCGAGGCAGCTGTGGATTTGGTGGGAAAGTACATACTCTCCGATCCGGATCTGATTGATCAGTATTATGAGATGATTTCGCAACGAATATTG GATACGGGCGTCTCGGTCAGAAAACGGGTAAtaaaaattttgcgtgacatctgTATCGAATATCCGGAACAGGACAAAATTCCGGACATTTGCGTGAAAATGATTCGAAGAGTTAACGACGAAGAGGGAATCCAAAAACTAGTGATGGACGTCTTTATGACAATGTGGTTTACGCCGTGCAATGCTAATGATAAG GGAGCCATGGATAGGAAAATTACTCAGATAATCGATGTTGTATGCTCGTCCCATGAGACTGGAACTCAGGGTTTCGACGCACTGCTGAAATCG ATTTTTGAACCAAAAGAGAATAAGGAGGACGCAAAGGCTAaaaaggaaattcccaaaacgCTGATTAAAGCCTGTCAGCAGATCGTGGACGGCTTGGTAGATGCCACAATGAAATTGGAAAGCTCGGAGAATAAAAAGCTTGTCGGTTGCATAACGGCGTTGCATCTGTTCTCGAAGATTCAACCGCAGCTGCTGGTAAATCATGCGATGACACTGGAACCGTATCTCAACATACGCTGCCAGAATGCCATCAATTATAAGTTTATCAGCAGCGTAGCGGAGATTTTAGAGCAG GTTGTTCCTCTAATGGAACATCCCAGCGATATTTTCCTTGCTGATCTGGAATCACACCTAATGATGCTGATTGTGACACAAAGTCAAGCTGTCGTGCTGAGTTGCGTATCCTGCCTCTCGGCGGTTGTAAATAGAATTACCAAGAACTACGCCCTGATACGAGACTGCTTTTCCAA ATTTTACTACAAGGGCTTAGTATCCAGTAAGGACAAACTAATAAGTGATCCGTCAATACCGATAGAGCAATTGTACAGGCCTCAGTTTAGGCGCAGTATTTATACGGTTGGATTGATTATGCGGTACTTTGACTTCAAGCAGCCCGAAGTTTATGGTGGTGTAGAGGATGCACAGG GTTCACTGCCGGCTGCCATCTGCGATGAGGTCTACAATACGTTGGCATTTTTCTTGTCATGCAGTCACAGCGAAATTTGCAAGGAGACTCTTCTATCGATGGGCAACTTTTGCGTCAAAAACTACGAATATCTGACCAAAACAGAACTGAGAGATTACTACAACTATCTGCTTACGCAGGAAACAGTCCTAACGGAGATGAAAATCAACGTACTAAAAAACATTCTGATGTATCTAACGGAGGAGGAGAATAAAATGGTTCGGAATGATAAAGAAT GGGCAAAACAAGCCGAAAGCGAAGATTTGAAAGAAATGGGTGACGTTTCTTCCGGCATGGCGAGTAGAGTGATTCAGATATATCTGAAAGAAATCCTGCGGAGCTTCCTCCACCGTGATACCGGTGTGCGAATGTGGGCAATGCGTGTAGTTGAAATCGTGCTGCGGCAAGGTCTGGTTCATCCAGTACAAATAGTTCCTTATTTAATATGTTTAAGTACGGACCCGGAAAAAGAG GTTGCACATAGTGCAGACCGTCATCTCCAGGAGATTGACAAGCAGTATCCAGGCTTTGTAAATATGAAATCTCACGCCGGTATGCAGTATTCGTATGAGTTACAGGCGTTACTGCAGACGCATGGACACAATAGTATAGTTAGAGGTTACAG AATCAAAGACCCTCAGGAGCCCCCGACTGCACTAAATGGTTTCTTATATACGTTGCTGCGTAACACCAAACCTCAGCGGCGAGCACTGGTCCAATCGATAACGAAACAGTTCGACGATGGCAAGATATCGCTGCAACAGATGCTGTATCTAGCGGACAATTTGGCTTACTTTCCTTACGCAGTGCAGGACGAGCCACTGTACATAATCCATCATATTGATGTGCTGATTTCCGTTACCGGCACTAACTTGCTGGCCTCATTTCGAGAAGGATTGAAACCCCCGCCTGGAGCGGAAAATAATCCCGAACAATGTAAGTTTTCTGAAGCAGTACACTCCGCAGGTCACAGTAGTAACGTTTTCTATTGCAATTCATCAGCCCTCAATCCACTGGAGGATGACGACGATGACGATCAGGATGTGATTCTCAGTAGGCTACCAGAAGACACGACCGAGCTGCAGAACTGTATCACTTCAGCACAGGGATGTATGCTTTTGCTAATACTCAAGCAGCATTTAAAAGATATCTACGGTATCACAGACTG TAAAATATCTCGATATTCACCGTCGGAAGCGGGTAAAATCTACGACAAAGCAATGCAGCGGCGATCAAATTCTTTATTCGATCCGAAGGCTACAATTGCGTTACTCAAAGAAAAGCGGTCTACCGAGGATGTCCAGGAGGAGAAGGAAAGGGTCGAACTAGTGCAGCGGTATTTGGAT TTCAAGCAACTGATGCTACGGCTTGATCCAGACGATCCCGAGCTGTTGGATGAGGATGATCGATTACCAGCGAAGGGATCCGAACCTAATTCAGCGACAAACAGCCCTGTCAAGCAGGCTGGTACCGCCGATGCCCCTGCAGTCCCCAACCATAACAGTACCAACAACGCCGGTGGCATCGTAAACAACGTTCATAACACCACCAGCAGCAGTAGTAGCGCACCGGTTATGAACAAAACGCCAAAATCTACCGCACGATCCGGAGCCGCAACGAATGCTTCCTCGAATGTTCGCAAATCTTTGCCATCAAGGAGCGCTCGCAAAAAGCGACGAAAAGTGTCCACCTCAGAGGAGGAGGAAAGTGACGCTAGTGATATGGATTACGATTAA